The genomic segment GTCATGGCCGTGTTGCGCCGCGTCGCCCCGCTTCTGCTGATTGTGATGCCGGCGCTGCTGCTGGTGTTGCCGACGCTGTCGTTCGCACAAACCGCCGGTTTGCCGGCGTTCAACACGAGTCCCGGCCCGAACGGCGGCACGACCTATTCGCTGAGCGTGCAGACGATGCTGCTGCTCACGATGCTGTCGTTCCTGCCCGCGATGGTGCTGATGATGACGAGTTTCACGCGCATCATCATCGTGCTGTCGCTGCTGCGCCAGGCGCTCGGCACGACCACCACGCCGCCTAACCAGGTGCTGGTCGGTCTTGCGCTGTTCCTCACGCTGTTCGTGATGTCGCCGGTGCTCGACAAGGCCTACAACGACGGCTACAAGCCGTTCTCCGACGGCACGATTTCGATGGATCAGGCGGTCTCGCGTGGCGTTGCGCCGTTCAAGACCTTCATGCTGCGTCAGACCCGCGAAAGCGATCTCGCGCTGTTTGCCCGCATCTCGCACGCCGCGCCGATGCAGGGCCCGGAAGACGTGCCGCTGTCGCTGCTGGTGCCGTCTTTCGTGACCAGCGAGCTGAAAACCGGCTTCACGATCGGCTTCACGATCTTCATCCCGTTTCTCATCATCGACATGGTGGTGGCGAGCGTGCTGATGTCGATGGGGATGATGATGGTGTCGCCCTCCACCATCTCGCTGCCGTTCAAACTGATGCTGTTCGTGCTGGTCGACGGCTGGCAGTTGCTGCTCGGCTCGCTCGCGCAGAGCTTCGTTTAATCCCTTCGTTTAACCCTTCAACCTTCCCGGCGAAATTCACCATGACACCCGAATCAGTCATGACGCTGGCCCACCAGGCGATGTACGTCGGCCTGGTGCTGGCAGCTCCGCTCCTGCTGGTCGCGCTGGTGGTCGGCCTCGTGGTGAGCCTGTTCCAGGCCGCCACGCAGATCAACGAATCCACGCTGTCGTTCATTCCGAAGCTGCTGGCGATCGCTGTCACGATGGTGATCGCCGGTCCGTGGATGTTGACGACCATGCTCGACTACCTGCGTCACACGCTCACCAGCATTCCGACGCTCGTCAACTGAGCGGCTTGCCGCCGCCCCCGCCCGCCCTCTCATGTTCACGGTCACCTACGCTCAACTGAACGCCTGGCTGACCGCCTTCCTGTGGCCGTTCGCGCGCATTGCGGCGCTGATCGGCACCGCGCCGATCCTCAGCAACGTCTCGATGCCGATGCGCGTGAAGGTCGGCCTCGCCGCCTTCACCACGCTGATCGTCGCGCCGACCATCGGCGCATTGCCGCAGGTGACGGTGTTTTCCGCGGACGGCGTGTGGATTCTCGTCAACCAGTTCCTGATCGGCATTGCACTCGGCGTGACGATGCAGATAACGTTTCAGGCGATCGACGCGAGCGGCTACTTCATCGGCCTCGGCATGGGGCTGGGTTTTGCGACCTTCTTCGATCAGCAGTCGACCGGTTCGGGCGTGGTGATCTCGCGCTACATGACGACAATCGCGATGCTGGTATTTCTCGCCGTCGACGGTCATTTGCAGATGCTGGCCGCGCTGGTCGCCACGTTCCAGTCGGTGCCGGTGTCGGCCAATCTGCTTGCGCCGCACGGCTGGCAGACGCTCGCCAACTGGGGCGGCTCGATCTTCTCGTCGGGCTTGCTGCTGGCGCTGCCGGTGGTCGTCGCGCTGCTGATCGCCAACCTCGCGCTCGGCATCCTGAACCGCGCCGCGCCGCAGATCGGCGTATTCCAGATCGGCTTTCCGCTGACCATGCTGGTCGGTCTGCTGCTCGTGCAACTGATGCTGCCGAACATGATCCCGTACTTCGTTCATCTGTTCGACATGGGTATCGACGAGATGGGCCGGGTCGCGGCGGGGTTGAAATAGACTGACAGGCTTTCGCGGGTTCGCATGCGCCGTTGCTCCGCTGCATGCCATAAAAAAGCCGGCTCGCGCCG from the Paraburkholderia fungorum genome contains:
- the fliP gene encoding flagellar type III secretion system pore protein FliP (The bacterial flagellar biogenesis protein FliP forms a type III secretion system (T3SS)-type pore required for flagellar assembly.); the encoded protein is MQFSFQSARAMRNHGVTGGSQAASTVMAVLRRVAPLLLIVMPALLLVLPTLSFAQTAGLPAFNTSPGPNGGTTYSLSVQTMLLLTMLSFLPAMVLMMTSFTRIIIVLSLLRQALGTTTTPPNQVLVGLALFLTLFVMSPVLDKAYNDGYKPFSDGTISMDQAVSRGVAPFKTFMLRQTRESDLALFARISHAAPMQGPEDVPLSLLVPSFVTSELKTGFTIGFTIFIPFLIIDMVVASVLMSMGMMMVSPSTISLPFKLMLFVLVDGWQLLLGSLAQSFV
- the fliQ gene encoding flagellar biosynthesis protein FliQ — its product is MTPESVMTLAHQAMYVGLVLAAPLLLVALVVGLVVSLFQAATQINESTLSFIPKLLAIAVTMVIAGPWMLTTMLDYLRHTLTSIPTLVN
- the fliR gene encoding flagellar biosynthetic protein FliR translates to MFTVTYAQLNAWLTAFLWPFARIAALIGTAPILSNVSMPMRVKVGLAAFTTLIVAPTIGALPQVTVFSADGVWILVNQFLIGIALGVTMQITFQAIDASGYFIGLGMGLGFATFFDQQSTGSGVVISRYMTTIAMLVFLAVDGHLQMLAALVATFQSVPVSANLLAPHGWQTLANWGGSIFSSGLLLALPVVVALLIANLALGILNRAAPQIGVFQIGFPLTMLVGLLLVQLMLPNMIPYFVHLFDMGIDEMGRVAAGLK